In a genomic window of Dolichospermum sp. DET69:
- a CDS encoding bifunctional 3'-5' exonuclease/DNA polymerase: MNYSPEYILVKDTPTLKSIIKPLFHAEILALDCETTGLDPLTDTIRLIQIAAPNYPVVLIDLPAISVRDSAEHNTENNRLHCTRSTRTGIYRLLLKKLFCNSAVKIAHNAKFEWQFLTQAGLQPSGYFFDTQLAYQVVNAGIKTSASLENVARKLLRIQLDKSLQTSNWHQQLTPEQLQYAATDAAILLDLYPILVKKLTQAKLLKIAQLEFHCLPVVAQMELNGMLFDLSKWQTLGAKLEADKITALQQLKQLRLAGKSQLSLLPELTDTVNPNSPPQVLAALQALGIAIQSTNQKDLVPLVNQYPIIKALLDYRHLAKITATFTDSLPKHIHPKTGRIHPNYYQLGARSGRFSCRHPPLQTIPRHAAARNCFIAAPGYQILAADYSQIELRIVARLSGDAKMRQAYRQGADLHKLTAALVTGKRITEVSEEDRRLAKAINFGLIYGMGAAKLRIYAETKYGVTMTLDQAKAFRTRFFDAYSGVTKWHETIKQAYLRGVKESRTLAGRRRRWADKPRLAEMLNHPVQGLNADINKLAMVKLIKPLTRTHAKLICVVHDEIVLECPENEVERVSRMLHRCMVAAALKFLNPVPVVVDITVGDSW, from the coding sequence ATGAATTACTCCCCAGAATACATTTTAGTCAAAGATACTCCCACTCTTAAAAGCATTATCAAACCTTTGTTTCATGCAGAAATTTTAGCCTTAGATTGTGAAACAACAGGACTCGACCCTTTAACTGACACAATTAGATTAATTCAAATAGCTGCACCCAATTACCCAGTTGTACTAATTGATTTACCAGCTATATCTGTGCGCGATAGCGCAGAACACAATACCGAAAATAATCGGCTACACTGCACCAGAAGCACTCGCACTGGAATTTATCGTTTACTACTCAAAAAACTCTTCTGCAATTCTGCTGTGAAAATCGCTCATAATGCCAAATTTGAATGGCAATTTCTCACCCAAGCTGGACTTCAACCTTCTGGATATTTCTTCGATACTCAACTTGCTTACCAAGTTGTGAATGCGGGAATTAAAACCAGTGCATCTTTAGAAAATGTAGCTCGTAAACTGTTGCGTATACAACTAGATAAAAGCTTACAAACTAGCAATTGGCATCAACAACTAACTCCAGAACAATTGCAATATGCTGCTACAGATGCTGCTATTTTACTTGACCTTTACCCGATTTTAGTCAAGAAATTAACACAGGCGAAATTGCTAAAAATTGCCCAACTGGAATTTCATTGTCTACCTGTTGTCGCCCAAATGGAACTCAATGGAATGTTATTTGACTTGTCCAAATGGCAAACGCTGGGTGCAAAGTTAGAAGCTGATAAAATAACTGCACTTCAACAGTTAAAACAACTGCGTCTTGCTGGTAAATCTCAACTATCACTGTTACCAGAATTAACGGATACTGTTAATCCTAATTCACCCCCACAAGTATTAGCTGCTCTCCAGGCTCTGGGTATTGCCATACAATCAACTAACCAAAAAGATTTAGTGCCTTTGGTTAATCAATATCCTATTATTAAGGCTCTTTTAGACTATCGCCACCTTGCCAAAATTACTGCTACTTTTACTGATAGTTTACCTAAACACATTCACCCCAAAACTGGGAGAATTCACCCCAATTACTATCAACTAGGCGCAAGGTCTGGAAGATTTTCCTGTCGTCACCCACCATTACAAACCATTCCCCGTCATGCGGCAGCTAGAAATTGCTTTATTGCTGCACCTGGCTACCAAATTTTAGCAGCAGATTATTCGCAAATCGAGTTAAGAATTGTCGCGCGTCTGAGTGGTGATGCTAAGATGCGCCAAGCCTACCGTCAAGGTGCTGATTTGCACAAACTCACGGCAGCTTTGGTAACTGGTAAGCGGATCACGGAGGTTAGTGAAGAAGACCGCAGACTGGCTAAAGCGATTAATTTTGGACTGATTTACGGTATGGGGGCTGCTAAACTTCGCATTTATGCTGAAACTAAGTATGGTGTGACAATGACACTGGATCAGGCAAAGGCTTTTAGAACCAGGTTTTTTGATGCTTATTCTGGTGTCACTAAGTGGCACGAAACGATTAAGCAGGCATATTTGCGGGGTGTTAAAGAAAGTCGGACTTTAGCAGGGAGAAGACGGAGATGGGCAGATAAACCCAGATTAGCAGAAATGCTCAATCATCCTGTGCAGGGGTTAAATGCAGATATTAATAAGTTGGCGATGGTGAAGCTGATTAAGCCGTTAACTAGGACTCATGCAAAGTTGATCTGCGTTGTCCATGATGAAATTGTCCTGGAATGTCCAGAGAATGAGGTTGAGCGAGTGAGCCGGATGTTACACAGATGTATGGTTGCTGCGGCTCTTAAGTTTCTCAACCCTGTGCCTGTGGTAGTAGATATTACGGTAGGTGATAGCTGGTAA